A genome region from Scleropages formosus chromosome 6, fSclFor1.1, whole genome shotgun sequence includes the following:
- the spp1 gene encoding osteopontin — translation MKTAVVFLLLLPTVFCHPVKRSASSSESSEEQAKPARSPLKPFQSQVKFALPQLKAAAGFAQKAPTQSMTAESDESSDSSDEAQDTDESSESDESEDAETTTTVAPPPEETTLPPIIDNGRGDSLGSPRDYKSNIFVESNKIEKGPSPYKYYGGNKVQDGINLVSKKSSIYDGKEGNDIEKSLKVYKALQVNEEPLDEDTSTPEVESQGLDASSGAAEGAQGPAQAQGEESTEEAETASATSESDSASAADGSDSSQSSEEATATPGAADADSSQSSESQESDSAEIETTTEPPVVITAK, via the exons ATGAAAACTGCAGttgttttccttctcctcctaCCAACAGTCTTCTGCCATCCT GTGAAGAGGTCAGCGAGCAGCTCGGAAAGCTCAGAGGAGCAG GCGAAGCCCGCTCGTTCGCCACTGAAGCCATTTCAGTCGCAGGTGAAATTCGCGTTGCCGCAGCTGAAGGCGGCTGCAGGATTCGCCCAGAAAGCTCCTACACAG AGCATGACAGCAGAATCTGATGAGAGCTCTGACAGCTCGGATGAAGCGCAG GACACAGATGAGTCCAGCGAAAGCGACGAGTCCGAGGACGCAGAGACCACCACCACAGTGGCCCCCCCGCCCGAGGAGACCACACTTCCTCCCATCATTGACAATGGTCGAGGGGACAGCTTGGGCTCCCCCAGGGACTACAAGTCCAACATTTTTGTAGAGAGCAACAAGATTGAAAAGGGCCCATCCCCCTACAAGTACTATGGAGGCAACAAAGTGCAGGACGGTATAAATCTGGTGAGCAAGAAGTCATCTATCTACGATGGCAAGGAGGGGAATGACATCGAGAAAAGCCTGAAAGTGTACAAG GCTCTTCAGGTAAACGAGGAACCCCTGGACGAGGACACCAGCACCCCTGAGGTGGAGAGCCAGGGCCTGGATGCCTCCAGCGGGGCGGCAGAAGGAGCGCAGGGCCCGGCACAGGCCCAGGGGGAGGAAAGCACCGAAGAGGCGGAGACTGCCAGTGCCACCAGCGAAAGTGATAGCGCCAGCGCCGCCGATGGCTCCGACAGCAGCCAGAGCAGCGAGGAGGCCACGGCCACGCCCGGAGCTGCCGATGCTGACTCTTCCCAGAGCTCCGAGAGCCAAGAAAGTGATTCGGCTGAGATCGAGACCACCACCGAACCGCCCGTAGTAATCACTGCCAAATAA